GTTGATCTGCATCGCCAACGGGCCGGTGGCGAGGTTGACGACCGGCGTGGCCGGTGCGCCCGGGGCCCCCGGCAGGACCGGGGTGCCGGCGCCCGGCTGTCCGCCCGGCAGCTGCAGTCCGCCGGCGGCGACCGGGCGGGACCCGGAGTCGGGCACCGTGGTCGGCAGGGCCGGCTCGGCGTACGCCGGTGCGCTCAACACGGCTGCGGCGACGGCACCGAGTAGGGCAGCCCAGAGCCTCGGCCGCAGCACCGGCGAGATCACCGGGCTGCTCCGTCGCCGTCGTCGCCCGTGCCCGCTGTCGACCATTCCGCTCCTCGTCCCGCGCTGGTCGCGCCGGTGGGCGCGCCGATCGGGGGCGCTGCGGCCGGTGTGCGCAGCCAGTGTGTGTCGCCCCCCTAGTTTTCCTACCGCACCACGCTGCCGATGTCGATGCGTGCGGGGGTAACAGGATCCTGAGAGTGCGGTGAACTGCGTCGCTGATGGCCGACCGTACTGCCGGCTACTCGTCCGTTCGACGTAGGCTCGACCCGGACCGCAGTGGAAGGGACGTGGCTTTCGATGGACGCCGGACTCAAGCGTGAGCTCGAAGCGAAGGTGTACGCGGGCGAGCGGCTGACCCGCGAGGACGGGATCGCCCTCTACGACAGCGACGACCTCGCCTGGCTGGGACGGTTGGCCCACCACCGGCGCACCGAGCTCAACGGCGACCGGGTGATGTTCAACGTCAACCGGCACCTCAACCTGACCAACGTGTGCAGCGCGAGCTGCGCGTACTGCTCGTTCCAGCGCAAGCCGGGCGAGAAGGACGCGTACACGATGCGCATCGACGAGGCGGTCCGCAAGGCCAAGGAGATGGAGGACGAGCAGCTCACCGAGCTGCACATCGTCAACGGCCTGCACCCCACCCTGCCCTGGCGCTACTACCCCAAGGTGCTGCGGGAGCTGAAGGCCGCGCTGCCGAACGTCAAGCTCAAGTGCTTCACCGCGACCGAGGTGCAGTGGTTCGAGAAGATCAGCGGGCTGACCGCGGACGAGATCCTCGACGAGCTGATGGACGCCGGCCTGGAGTCGTTGACCGGCGGCGGCGCGGAGATCTTCGACTGGGAGGTCCGGCAGCACATCGTCGACCACGCCTGCCACTGGGAGGACTGGTCGCGGATCCACGCGCTGGCCCACGCCAAGGGGATGCAGACCCCGGCGACGATGCTCTACGGCCACATCGAGGAGCCCCGGCACCGGGTCGACCACGTGCTCCGGCTGCGTGAGCTGCAGGACGAGACCGGCGGCTTCGCGGTCTTCATCCCGCTGCGCTACCAGCACGACTTCGTCGACTCCGCGGACGGCAAGATCCGTAACCGGATCCAGGCCCGCACCACGATGGCCGCGCCGGCCGAGTCGCTGAAGACCTTCGCCGTCTCCCGGCTGCTCTTCGACAACGTCCCGCACCTGAAGAACTTCTGGGTGATGCACGGGCTGTCGGTGGCCCAGTTGTCGCTGAACTTCGGCGTCGACGACCTGGACGGCTCGGTGGTCGAATACAAGATCACCCACGACGCCGACTCGTACGGCACGCCGAACACCATGCACCGCGACGACCTGCTGCACCTGATCTGGGACGCCGGTTTCCGGCCGGTCGAGCGCAACACCCGCTACGAGGTGGTCCGGGAGTACGACCCCGCCCCGTCAATGGCCGAGCGCCGCGCCGAGCCGCAACAGGTCTGGGCCTGACCGCACCCGTACGCTGACCACGACATGAGTGAAGCTGGCGGGTTTCCCCGACGTGACGCCGACGGGCGCATCCTCACCCTGGGCGACCTGCTCGGGGTGAGCCTCGCCGGGGTGGTCATCGGGGTGCTGGCGCTGGTGCTGTTCGACGCCGCCTTCGCGTCCTTCGGCGCGGGCGACTTCGGCAGCGCCAACGGCTGGCTGGCGATCATCCTGCCGGCCTGGCTGTTCTGGGACGACTTCCGGGCCTGGGAGTTCGGCGCGGCCCGGGTGGTCGCGGCGCTGGTGGCCGCGGTGACCGGGGTGCTGGCCGGGCTGCTGGTGGCCGGGCTGGCCGCCGGGCTGCCCGCGTTGGCCTCCGGCGCGCTCGCGGCGGCGGCCTTCGCCGTGGCGTACGCGACCATCTGGTTCCCCGGCGTCCGCTGGCTGGCCCGCCGGACCGGTTGACCTTCGCGCCGGGCCCGCCCGGTTGACCTTCGCGCCGGGCCCGCCCGGTTGACCTTCGCGCCGGGCCTGCCCGGTGGACCTGGAAAGTGGGAGAGGGAGTGGCGACGTGAGCGCGGCGCTGAAGTACACACTGGGCCGGATCGGGCTGTTCGTCGTGGTGCTGGGGGCGCTCTGGCTGGTCGACATGAGCGTCTTCCTGCGGTTGCTGCTGGCGTTGGTCTTCTCCGCCGCGCTCTCCTTCTTCCTGCTCGGCAGCTGGCGCAACGAGATGGCCGAGGAGATGGCCGGCGCGGCGACCCGCCGCCGGACCGAGAAGGAGCGGCTCCGTTCCGCCCTGGCCGGCGAGGACCAGCCCGCCACTGAGGACCGACCCGGCGGAAACCGGCCCACCGAGGGGTACCGGCCCACCGCCGGGGACCGGCCCACCACTGGGGACCAGCCCGCCGACGAGCGGCCCGGCCCGTCCGGCGGGCGGGACTGACGTGCGGGTTCCGGTCGACGGGGGCAGGATACCGCCGGGATGATGACGTGCTCGGGATGAGAGCCGCAGCGAAGGACATTGATATGACCATGTGAGTGGGTGCCGAAGGTCGCCGCAGAACGCGGCGCGCCGCACCCGAGGAGGCTCGCATGATCCGTACCCCCCTCCGTCGCCGGCTGGCGTTGGCTGTGGTCACCGGCTTGGCCCTGGTGACCGCCGTCAGCGCACCGGTCGCCGCCCGGCCCGCCCCGGAACGCGCCGCCGAGCCGGCCGCCACCGGCTACCGGGTGCTCGGTCCGCGTACCGTCGCCGACCGCACCGCGGTCGCCGGCACCGGTGCTGCCATCGACTACGTCGAGCACGGCGTGCTGCACGTCTCGGCCACCCGGGCCGAGGCCGCCGCGATCACCCGGCTCGGCTTCCGGCTGGAGGCGGTCCCCGCGCCCCCGGTCCACGAGCACGACCACGCCACCGACGGGGTCGGCACCACGGCCTTCCCGCCGGCCGACAGCAACTACCACGACTACGCGGAGCTGACCGCCGTGGTGAACAAGGTCGTCGCGGACCACCCGAGCATCGCCCGCAAGATCAGCATCGGTCGGTCGTACGAGGGACGCGACCTGATGGCGGTGAAGATCTCCGACAACGTCGGCACCGACGAGAACGAGCCGGAGATCCTCTTCAACTCACAGCAGCACGCCCGCGAGCACCTCACCGTCGAGATGGCGATCTACCTGCTGAACCTCTTCACCGACTCGTACGGCACCGACTCCCGGGTGACCAACATCGTCAACACCCGGGAACTCTGGATCGTGCCGACGGTCAACCCCGACGGCAGCGAGTACGACATCGCCACCGGCTCGTACCGCTCCTGGCGCAAGAACCGGCAGCCGAACAGCGGTACGACGGCGGTCGGCACCGACCTGAACCGCAACTGGTCCTACCAGTGGGGCTGCTGCGGCGGCTCGTCGGGCGTGAAGTCGTCGGAGACCTACCGGGGCCCGTCGGCCTTCTCCGCACCGGAGACCACCGCGCTGCGCAACTTCGTCAACGGCCGGGTCGTCGGCGGGGTGCAGCAGATCAAGGCGAACATCGACTTCCACACCTACTCCCAGCTGGTGCTCTGGCCGTTCGGCTACACGTACAACAACACCGCCACCGGCATGACGGCCGACCAGTACAACACCTTCGCCACGCTCGGCCAGCAGATGGCGGCCACCAACGGCTACACCCCGCAGCAGTCCAGCGACCTGTACATCACCGACGGCGACAGCATCGACTGGATGTGGGGGCAGCACAAGATCTGGGCGTACACCTTCGAGATGTACCCCGGCTCGGCCTCCGGGGGCGGCTTCTACCCGCCCGACGAGGTGATCCCGGCGCAGACCTCCCGTAACAAGGAGGCGGTGCTGCTGCTCAGCGAGTACGCCGACTGCCCCTACCGCGCCATCAACAAACAATCCCAATACTGCTAACCCCTGGTAAGGAAGGGCCCCTTGTTAACGCTTTCTGTATAGGAAGGGGCCCTTCCAAACACCTGGGCCGGGCACCCGGCGGGCTTCGGCGGTGGTGTCCAGGTCACCCCGCGCCACCTGCGGGAAAGAGCATCCTGCGCAGGTGCGCTACGGTGCTACCGATCGTCCGCAGCGAAGCCGGTGCGAAACCGGCGCTGTCCCGCAACTGTGATGCCCCAGCCGCGGCGCCCGGCCCCTCCGGCCGGCGCCGTTCGGCGTGCCCGGCCGTCCGGCCGGGGTCGATCGGATCGGCCCACCGGCCGGACCGGTACGGGGATGAGCCAGGTCGCCTGCGGCGCGGTCGCGACACGCGCTCTCGAGGAAGGGCGCCTCGCCCATGGGCGGCCCCGGTCCCCTGTCGGCGAAGCACCAGACTCCTCGACCGACAGGAGGCACCAGCATGTCCAGACGTACCCCCAGGTTGTTCACCGCGGCGATCGCGGTGGCCGCGCTCGCGCTCGGCGGCTGCGCCCAGGGCGGCTCCGACGAGCCCGCCGCCGGCCCCACCCCGGGCGGCGCCGCCTACCCGGTGACGGTCGGCGAGCTGACCCTCGACAAGCGGCCCGAGCGGATCGTCTCGCTCTCGGCCACCGCCACCGAGATGCTCTTCGCCATCGGTGCGGGCAGCCAGGTCACCGCAGTCGACGACCAGTCGAACTTCCCGGCGGACGCCCCGAAGAGCGACCTGTCCGGCTTCCAGCCGAACGCCGAGGCGATCACCGCGAAGGACCCCGACCTGGTGGTCCTCTCCAACGACATGAACAAGATCGTCGACCAGCTGACCAAGCTGAAGATCCCGGTCTTCCTGGCCCCGGCGGCGACCACGCTTGACGACTCGTACCGGCAGATCACCGAGCTGGGCGCGCTCACCGGCAACGTCGACGCCGCCGCCGACCTGACCACCCGGATGCGCGACGAGATCACCAAACTGGTCGCGGACCTGCCGCAACGGGCGGAGAAGCTGACGTACTACCACGAGCTGGGGCCGGAGCTGTACAGCGCGACCAGCAAGACCTTCATCGGCTCGCTCTACGCCCAGGTCGGACTGACCAACATCGCCGACGCCGCGGACGCCGACGGCAAGCAGGGCGGCTACCCGCAGCTCTCCCAGGAGTCCATCATCAAGGCGGACCCGGACTTCGTCTTCCTCGCCGACACCAAGTGCTGCCAGCAGTCGGCGGAGACGGTCAAGGCGCGCAGCGGCTGGTCCGGCCTGACCGCGGTCAAGAACAACCAGGTAGTCGCCCTCGACGACGACATCGCCTCCCGGTGGGGTCCGCGCGTGGTCGACCTGCTCCGGTCGATCGTCGACGCGGT
Above is a window of Micromonospora yangpuensis DNA encoding:
- a CDS encoding ABC transporter substrate-binding protein, which produces MSRRTPRLFTAAIAVAALALGGCAQGGSDEPAAGPTPGGAAYPVTVGELTLDKRPERIVSLSATATEMLFAIGAGSQVTAVDDQSNFPADAPKSDLSGFQPNAEAITAKDPDLVVLSNDMNKIVDQLTKLKIPVFLAPAATTLDDSYRQITELGALTGNVDAAADLTTRMRDEITKLVADLPQRAEKLTYYHELGPELYSATSKTFIGSLYAQVGLTNIADAADADGKQGGYPQLSQESIIKADPDFVFLADTKCCQQSAETVKARSGWSGLTAVKNNQVVALDDDIASRWGPRVVDLLRSIVDAVAKVPA
- a CDS encoding DUF4229 domain-containing protein, whose amino-acid sequence is MSAALKYTLGRIGLFVVVLGALWLVDMSVFLRLLLALVFSAALSFFLLGSWRNEMAEEMAGAATRRRTEKERLRSALAGEDQPATEDRPGGNRPTEGYRPTAGDRPTTGDQPADERPGPSGGRD
- the mqnE gene encoding aminofutalosine synthase MqnE gives rise to the protein MDAGLKRELEAKVYAGERLTREDGIALYDSDDLAWLGRLAHHRRTELNGDRVMFNVNRHLNLTNVCSASCAYCSFQRKPGEKDAYTMRIDEAVRKAKEMEDEQLTELHIVNGLHPTLPWRYYPKVLRELKAALPNVKLKCFTATEVQWFEKISGLTADEILDELMDAGLESLTGGGAEIFDWEVRQHIVDHACHWEDWSRIHALAHAKGMQTPATMLYGHIEEPRHRVDHVLRLRELQDETGGFAVFIPLRYQHDFVDSADGKIRNRIQARTTMAAPAESLKTFAVSRLLFDNVPHLKNFWVMHGLSVAQLSLNFGVDDLDGSVVEYKITHDADSYGTPNTMHRDDLLHLIWDAGFRPVERNTRYEVVREYDPAPSMAERRAEPQQVWA